One window from the genome of Microtus ochrogaster isolate Prairie Vole_2 unplaced genomic scaffold, MicOch1.0 UNK49, whole genome shotgun sequence encodes:
- the Rpp25 gene encoding ribonuclease P protein subunit p25 produces MENFRKVRSEEAPAGDGDEGGSPSSGPFADLAPGAVHMRVKEGSKIRNLLAFATASMAQPATRAIVFSGCGRATTKTVTCAEILKRRLAGLHQVTRLRYRSVREVWQSLPPGPTRGQAPEDPAASLSVLKNVPSLAILLSKDALDPLQLGYQPPNLNPGPSSPPTVSTSKRSLGESAAGESTAKRSQPEPGAENEDPTA; encoded by the coding sequence ATGGAGAACTTCCGTAAGGTGCGCTCGGAGGAGGCGCCGGCGGGGGACGGTGATGAGGGTGGCAGCCCGAGCTCGGGCCCTTTCGCAGATCTAGCCCCTGGTGCTGTACACATGCGGGTCAAAGAGGGCAGCAAGATCCGCAACCTACTGGCCTTCGCCACCGCCAGCATGGCGCAGCCAGCCACGCGCGCCATCGTCTTCAGCGGCTGCGGCCGGGCCACCACCAAAACCGTCACGTGCGCCGAGATCCTCAAGCGCCGCCTGGCGGGCTTACACCAAGTCACGCGGCTGCGCTACCGGAGCGTACGCGAGGTGTGGCAGAGCCTCCCGCCTGGGCCCACGCGGGGTCAGGCGCCTGAAGATCCGGCCGCCAGCCTCAGTGTACTTAAGAATGTGCCGAGCCTGGCCATCCTACTTTCCAAGGACGCACTGGATCCACTACAACTTGGCTACCAGCCTCCGAACCTCAATCCAGGTCCTTCGTCCCCTCCTACGGTGTCGACGTCCAAGAGGAGCCTGGGGGAGTCGGCTGCTGGAGAAAGCACCGCTAAGCGGTCTCAGCCTGAGCCAGGGGCTGAGAATGAGGACCCGACTGCCTGA